From the genome of Bradyrhizobium elkanii USDA 76, one region includes:
- a CDS encoding hydrogenase expression/formation protein has translation MKTAARIRYEAAAAAVGGFPVNADSRDIVHSEPTAVATLARRAWRDADELAKNCPNAITLLSNTAAAARGQKSSARTQLYRLSNLSDLERNLIAEVLGEGEVAGVVALPDGSQAGIQESVLAGIWRVRIGTDPAHEYVEVGAIPQIVQRAATDLASTDLAIGTAPDGAMNVLPVLAETRERARTWRPGMRTHVINLTLLPMNDIDLAFLQQSVGNGPVQLIFRGYGACRVQATATRNVWSVQFFNSIDNIILDTLEIGGVPIVALAADEDFEDSAERLQEIMKAYVT, from the coding sequence ATGAAAACGGCGGCGCGTATTCGATACGAAGCCGCCGCTGCGGCGGTGGGCGGGTTTCCCGTGAATGCGGATAGTCGCGACATCGTCCATAGCGAGCCAACGGCTGTGGCGACGCTGGCCAGGCGCGCTTGGCGCGATGCCGACGAGCTTGCAAAAAACTGTCCGAATGCCATCACGCTGCTATCGAACACAGCTGCCGCCGCTCGTGGCCAGAAGAGTAGCGCACGCACGCAACTGTACAGGCTTTCGAATCTCAGTGATCTCGAGCGCAACCTGATTGCCGAAGTGCTTGGGGAAGGCGAGGTCGCCGGCGTCGTTGCGCTGCCAGATGGCTCTCAGGCGGGAATCCAGGAGTCCGTACTTGCGGGAATCTGGCGCGTGCGCATCGGGACGGATCCGGCACACGAATATGTTGAAGTCGGGGCGATCCCGCAGATCGTGCAGCGCGCCGCAACGGACCTGGCGTCGACCGATCTGGCGATCGGCACCGCGCCGGATGGGGCGATGAACGTGCTGCCGGTGCTCGCCGAAACACGCGAGCGGGCCCGCACCTGGCGGCCTGGCATGCGCACGCATGTCATCAATCTCACGCTTTTGCCGATGAACGACATCGACCTGGCGTTTCTCCAGCAGAGCGTGGGCAATGGTCCGGTCCAGCTCATCTTTCGCGGCTACGGCGCATGCCGAGTGCAGGCGACTGCGACACGGAATGTGTGGTCGGTGCAGTTCTTCAATTCTATCGACAACATCATCCTGGATACGCTTGAGATCGGCGGCGTGCCTATTGTTGCGTTGGCTGCCGACGAGGATTTCGAGGATTCCGCCGAACGCCTGCAGGAAATCATGAAGGCTTACGTCACGTGA
- a CDS encoding HyaD/HybD family hydrogenase maturation endopeptidase: MLTPESKKRILVLGIGNILWADEGFGVRVVEEFHRRYTIDDNVSILDGGTQGLYLVSFLEQADCLIVFDAIDYGLSPGKLMLVRNDEVPKFTAAKKLSLHQTGFQEVLSAADLLDRCPRELALIGCQPLDLERWGGPLTAPVRFQIAPAIELACKLLAQWGSPAKLRASPLPVSERLLGNNIDHVNYERERPI, encoded by the coding sequence ATGCTGACTCCGGAGAGCAAGAAAAGGATCCTGGTGCTCGGCATCGGCAATATCCTATGGGCCGACGAGGGATTCGGCGTGCGAGTGGTAGAGGAGTTTCATCGTCGCTACACCATCGATGACAACGTCTCCATCCTCGATGGTGGCACGCAGGGGCTCTACCTTGTCAGCTTCCTTGAGCAGGCCGATTGCCTGATCGTGTTCGATGCCATCGACTATGGACTTTCGCCCGGGAAGTTGATGCTTGTGCGGAATGACGAGGTGCCGAAATTTACCGCTGCCAAGAAGCTGAGTCTGCATCAGACCGGCTTTCAAGAGGTCTTGAGTGCAGCCGACCTGCTTGACCGCTGCCCGCGAGAGCTCGCTCTGATCGGCTGTCAGCCGCTGGACCTGGAGCGTTGGGGCGGTCCGCTGACTGCACCGGTGCGCTTTCAGATCGCGCCCGCGATTGAACTGGCTTGCAAACTGCTGGCCCAGTGGGGCTCGCCGGCGAAACTGCGGGCTTCGCCGCTGCCTGTATCAGAACGGCTGTTGGGGAACAATATCGACCATGTCAATTATGAAAGGGAGCGGCCGATCTAG
- the hypA gene encoding hydrogenase maturation nickel metallochaperone HypA gives MHEMALCQSIVEIVEEEAHRRSFSQVRSVCLEIGALSHVAPEAIRFCFAVVATRTIAEGAAVRIIECPGVAWCMTCSKSIEIARRDECCPCCGSYQLQVTAGEEMRVKELEID, from the coding sequence ATGCATGAAATGGCGCTTTGTCAAAGCATCGTCGAAATCGTCGAGGAGGAGGCGCATCGCCGATCGTTTTCCCAGGTGCGGAGCGTCTGTCTGGAGATCGGGGCGTTGAGCCATGTTGCGCCTGAAGCGATCAGGTTCTGCTTTGCTGTCGTTGCAACGCGGACCATTGCCGAGGGCGCGGCTGTTAGAATCATCGAATGTCCCGGCGTGGCCTGGTGCATGACCTGTTCGAAGAGCATCGAGATTGCACGGCGCGATGAGTGCTGTCCATGCTGCGGCAGCTATCAGTTGCAGGTAACAGCAGGCGAGGAGATGCGAGTGAAAGAGCTGGAGATCGATTGA
- a CDS encoding hydrogenase small subunit, whose translation MSGATETFYSVIRRQGITRRSFHKFCSLTASSFGLGPLAASRIANALETKPRMPVIWLHGLECTCCSESFIRSAHPLIKDVLLSMISLDYDDMIMAAAGHQAEAILEEARLRYKGRYVLAVEGNPPLNEGGMFCIDGGKPFVERLRWMAESSMAVIAWGTCASWGCVQAAKPNPTGAVPIDKVITDKPIVKVPGCPPIAEVMTGLVTFITTFGRPPELDRQGRPKMFYSERIHDKCYRRSHFDAGQFVEAWDDECARKGYCLYKMGCKGPTTYNACSALRWNGGVSFPIQSGHGCFGCSEDGFWDKGSFYDRLTTIQQFGIEKNADQIGMAAAGAVGLTVAAHAAITAVKRLTHKPDRAVRKD comes from the coding sequence ATGAGTGGGGCAACGGAAACTTTCTACAGCGTGATCAGACGCCAAGGTATCACGCGTCGCAGTTTCCACAAGTTTTGCAGTTTGACGGCCTCGAGCTTCGGACTAGGCCCGCTCGCCGCAAGCAGGATTGCCAATGCCCTAGAGACCAAACCGCGTATGCCCGTCATCTGGCTGCACGGGCTCGAGTGTACCTGCTGCTCGGAAAGCTTTATCCGCTCGGCCCATCCGCTAATTAAAGACGTCCTGTTGTCGATGATTTCGCTCGACTACGACGATATGATCATGGCCGCGGCAGGTCACCAGGCTGAAGCCATCCTCGAGGAAGCCCGTCTCAGGTACAAAGGCAGATATGTGCTTGCCGTCGAAGGCAACCCGCCGCTGAATGAGGGGGGCATGTTCTGCATTGACGGCGGCAAGCCGTTCGTCGAGAGGCTCAGGTGGATGGCGGAATCATCCATGGCGGTCATTGCCTGGGGGACCTGCGCATCCTGGGGCTGCGTGCAAGCGGCCAAGCCCAATCCGACCGGCGCTGTACCGATCGATAAGGTGATCACCGACAAGCCGATCGTCAAGGTTCCCGGGTGTCCCCCCATCGCAGAGGTCATGACCGGCCTAGTGACCTTCATCACCACGTTTGGAAGGCCTCCTGAGCTCGATCGCCAAGGACGCCCAAAGATGTTTTATTCCGAGCGCATCCACGACAAGTGCTATCGACGTTCGCATTTCGACGCCGGCCAATTTGTCGAGGCGTGGGACGATGAGTGCGCCCGCAAGGGCTACTGCCTGTACAAGATGGGATGCAAAGGGCCGACCACCTACAATGCCTGTTCTGCCCTTCGCTGGAACGGCGGCGTTTCATTCCCCATTCAATCAGGCCACGGCTGCTTCGGCTGCTCCGAAGACGGCTTTTGGGACAAAGGTTCGTTTTACGATCGGCTCACGACCATCCAGCAGTTCGGCATCGAGAAGAACGCCGATCAGATCGGCATGGCCGCTGCCGGCGCGGTTGGGCTGACCGTCGCCGCACATGCGGCGATCACGGCCGTGAAGCGATTGACCCACAAGCCGGATCGCGCAGTTCGCAAAGATTAG
- a CDS encoding HypC/HybG/HupF family hydrogenase formation chaperone translates to MCLGLPMTIVETDGITALCEYGDEQRRVSVMLLSGASVGAKVLVHIDTAVRLLEEDEARRISEALDGLEAGLSGEDCDRFFADLIGREPQLPDHLR, encoded by the coding sequence ATGTGCCTTGGCTTACCAATGACGATTGTTGAGACCGACGGCATCACGGCGCTATGCGAGTATGGCGATGAACAGCGGCGTGTCTCAGTCATGCTGCTCTCCGGCGCGTCGGTCGGCGCCAAGGTCCTCGTCCATATCGACACAGCGGTGCGGCTCTTGGAGGAGGACGAAGCAAGGCGGATCTCGGAAGCACTCGACGGGCTCGAGGCCGGCCTCAGTGGCGAGGACTGCGATCGCTTCTTTGCGGATTTGATCGGTCGTGAGCCGCAATTGCCCGACCACCTGCGGTAG
- the cybH gene encoding Ni/Fe-hydrogenase, b-type cytochrome subunit, translated as MADKAPQNPTAVDAPPTVSGGGGGAAYVYEAPVRLWHWVNAAAILVLGVTGYLIGTGTPATPGEASGNFLFGYIRFAHFSAGYVLGVGFLLRIYWALMGNPHAMQIFRVPLWRSCIWREVYDEMRWYAFLAVEPDRRVGHNRLAQLAMFFMFTQTITFMIVTGFALYGQGAGRDSWQYKLFGWVFAIWPNSQDVHTWHHLGLWIVVTFALVHIYAVIREDIMSGRSISSMISGQRQFRD; from the coding sequence ATGGCCGACAAGGCTCCGCAAAACCCTACCGCCGTCGATGCGCCGCCAACTGTTAGCGGCGGCGGCGGTGGCGCCGCTTACGTCTATGAAGCGCCGGTGCGACTGTGGCATTGGGTCAATGCGGCGGCCATTCTGGTGCTGGGCGTAACCGGCTATCTCATTGGAACCGGGACACCGGCGACGCCGGGAGAGGCTAGCGGCAATTTCTTGTTCGGCTATATCCGCTTTGCGCATTTCTCTGCGGGATATGTGCTTGGCGTCGGCTTCCTGCTGCGCATCTACTGGGCCCTGATGGGAAACCCGCATGCCATGCAAATATTTCGCGTGCCGCTCTGGCGCAGCTGCATTTGGCGCGAAGTGTACGATGAGATGCGCTGGTACGCGTTTCTCGCAGTTGAGCCCGACAGGCGCGTCGGGCACAATCGGCTGGCTCAACTTGCGATGTTCTTTATGTTCACGCAGACGATCACGTTCATGATCGTCACAGGCTTTGCACTTTATGGACAGGGTGCGGGCCGTGACAGCTGGCAGTACAAGCTGTTCGGCTGGGTATTTGCAATCTGGCCTAACAGTCAGGACGTCCATACGTGGCATCATCTCGGGCTGTGGATCGTCGTGACCTTCGCGCTGGTTCACATCTACGCGGTGATCCGGGAAGACATCATGTCGGGGCGGAGCATCTCCTCGATGATTTCGGGTCAGCGTCAGTTCCGCGATTGA
- the hybE gene encoding [NiFe]-hydrogenase assembly chaperone HybE, with translation MFRVQAIGVSHVQRAGPVSMMGAPWAMKLVAFLRKSNRQRHAGPKSNLRLRVRFRNVELGGSEIASLGSIACCSLLSAISRNDMGGARAEAAVLATMWPPNRRALNHTEAPRLCPIDRRHFLREMMTERCA, from the coding sequence GTGTTCAGGGTCCAAGCGATCGGGGTTTCGCACGTGCAGAGGGCAGGGCCCGTTAGCATGATGGGCGCGCCTTGGGCCATGAAGTTGGTCGCCTTCTTGCGCAAGAGCAACCGCCAACGGCATGCTGGACCGAAATCGAACCTGCGCTTGCGAGTTCGATTCCGCAACGTTGAGCTTGGTGGCAGCGAAATCGCATCATTGGGCTCGATTGCCTGTTGCTCCCTGCTTTCGGCGATCTCACGCAACGACATGGGTGGCGCCCGCGCCGAAGCAGCGGTCCTTGCCACGATGTGGCCGCCCAACCGCCGAGCGCTAAATCATACCGAAGCGCCACGTCTCTGTCCGATCGACCGCCGGCATTTCTTGCGCGAGATGATGACGGAGCGGTGCGCATGA
- a CDS encoding nickel-dependent hydrogenase large subunit — translation MVVQTPNGFNLDRSGKRIVIDPLTRIEGHLRVEANLDADNVVRNAVSSGTMWRGIEVILRGRDPRDAWAFTERICGVCTGTHALTSVRAVENALGITIPENANSIRNIMQLCLLVHDHLVHFYHLHALDWVDVISALKADPKSTSALAQSISPWPLSSPGYFKDLQIRLTKFFGSGQPGPFKNGYWGHPAYKLPPEVNLITVAHYLEALDFQKEIVKIQAVYGGKNPHPNWLVGGVACAINIDGTGAAGAINMERLNLVSSVIDRSIEFVEQVYLPDIAAIGSFYKDWLHGGGLSSKSVMSYGDIPENANDCSAKSLKLPRGVILGGNLEEILPIDHGDPEQIQEFVAHSWYKYPSEFSGLHPWEGITEPNFELGAKVKGSRTDIKELDEGGKYSWIKAPRWRGHAVEVGPLARYIIGYAQGKAEFKEPTNRLLKGLNLPLSALFSTFGRTATRALECQWAAHQMRYFQDKLVVHIKAGNSATANVSKWKPESWPNEAKGYGFTEAPRGALGHWIKIKDTKIDNYQCVVPTTWNGSPRDSKGNIGAFEASLIGTPIADPQRPLEILRTIRSFDPCLACSTHVISPDGQEMASVNVR, via the coding sequence GTGGTGGTCCAGACACCGAATGGGTTCAACCTCGATCGTTCCGGCAAGCGAATTGTGATCGATCCGCTGACCAGGATCGAGGGCCACCTGCGCGTCGAAGCCAACCTCGATGCGGACAACGTGGTCCGCAATGCGGTCTCGAGCGGGACGATGTGGCGTGGAATCGAAGTCATTCTGCGCGGGCGGGATCCGCGCGACGCCTGGGCGTTCACCGAGCGGATTTGCGGTGTCTGCACCGGCACCCATGCGCTCACCTCGGTGCGTGCCGTTGAAAACGCGCTAGGGATCACCATTCCGGAAAATGCGAACTCGATCCGCAACATCATGCAGCTTTGCCTGCTTGTGCATGATCATCTCGTGCATTTTTATCATCTGCACGCGCTGGATTGGGTCGACGTCATCTCTGCGCTCAAGGCCGATCCCAAGTCCACTTCGGCGCTGGCGCAGTCTATCTCGCCCTGGCCGCTTTCGTCCCCTGGTTATTTCAAGGACCTGCAGATCAGGCTCACCAAATTCTTCGGATCAGGGCAGCCCGGTCCGTTCAAGAACGGCTATTGGGGTCATCCGGCATACAAGCTGCCACCTGAGGTGAACTTGATCACCGTGGCGCATTATTTGGAGGCGCTCGACTTCCAGAAGGAGATCGTCAAGATCCAAGCAGTCTATGGCGGCAAGAACCCGCATCCGAACTGGCTGGTCGGCGGCGTGGCCTGCGCGATCAATATCGATGGAACTGGTGCGGCCGGTGCGATCAATATGGAGCGGCTTAACCTGGTGTCCTCGGTCATCGACCGTTCAATCGAGTTTGTCGAGCAAGTCTACCTGCCCGACATTGCGGCGATCGGCTCGTTCTATAAAGACTGGCTGCATGGCGGCGGACTTTCCAGCAAAAGCGTGATGTCCTACGGCGACATCCCTGAAAACGCTAACGACTGTTCCGCGAAAAGTCTCAAGCTGCCGCGCGGTGTCATTCTTGGCGGAAATCTTGAGGAGATTTTGCCGATCGACCATGGCGATCCCGAGCAGATCCAGGAATTCGTCGCGCATTCATGGTATAAATACCCGAGCGAGTTCAGCGGACTGCATCCCTGGGAGGGCATCACCGAGCCGAACTTTGAGCTGGGGGCAAAGGTCAAAGGCAGCAGAACAGATATCAAGGAGCTCGACGAAGGCGGCAAGTATTCCTGGATCAAAGCGCCGCGCTGGCGCGGCCACGCCGTCGAGGTCGGACCATTGGCGCGATACATCATCGGTTATGCGCAAGGCAAAGCCGAATTCAAGGAGCCGACCAACAGACTGCTCAAGGGGCTCAATCTTCCCCTGAGCGCGCTGTTTTCGACATTTGGCCGTACTGCGACGCGGGCACTCGAATGCCAGTGGGCGGCACATCAGATGCGTTATTTTCAGGACAAGCTGGTCGTCCACATCAAGGCCGGCAATAGCGCGACCGCCAACGTCAGCAAGTGGAAGCCGGAAAGCTGGCCTAACGAGGCCAAGGGCTACGGTTTCACTGAGGCGCCGCGCGGCGCGCTCGGGCACTGGATCAAGATCAAGGACACCAAGATCGACAATTACCAATGTGTCGTGCCGACCACGTGGAACGGGTCTCCTCGCGATTCCAAGGGCAATATTGGCGCCTTTGAAGCTTCGCTGATCGGTACCCCGATCGCGGACCCGCAGCGGCCCCTGGAGATCTTGCGTACGATCCGTTCCTTTGATCCGTGCTTGGCCTGCTCAACCCATGTGATCAGTCCTGACGGCCAAGAAATGGCTTCAGTCAATGTTCGGTAG
- the hypB gene encoding hydrogenase nickel incorporation protein HypB, whose product MCSVCGCSGQASSTERAEVHDAQGRVRGRPDVQDNCDRHEVHLHGDQGLQHSHHAGHGHDHPHHLGHHQAHDGQAFVSRGADPAALKVAGKSCEHIIQVGRDILGKNNRIAAENRALFMAHELLVFNLMSSPGAGKTSLLVRAVSELKRSWTIGVIEGDQQTSNDAERIRSAGVPAIQVNTGKCCHLDAAMIGEAYRRLPPLTRGILFIENVGNLVCPAAFDLGEACKIVVLSTTEGEDKPLKYPDMFAASSLMLINKIDLASLLEFDLGRTVEYARRVNPKIEVLTVSARTGEGFGSLYGWIDEQAAHQRRALEDTRR is encoded by the coding sequence ATGTGTAGCGTATGCGGCTGCAGCGGACAGGCGTCTTCAACTGAACGCGCCGAAGTGCATGATGCGCAAGGTCGCGTTCGCGGCCGTCCCGATGTGCAGGACAATTGCGATCGCCATGAGGTGCATCTGCATGGCGACCAGGGCCTGCAGCATTCACACCATGCCGGCCATGGCCATGATCACCCTCATCATCTTGGCCATCATCAGGCGCATGATGGGCAGGCGTTTGTGAGCCGCGGCGCCGACCCGGCTGCATTGAAGGTCGCGGGTAAGAGCTGCGAGCATATCATTCAGGTCGGGCGCGACATCCTTGGCAAGAATAACAGGATCGCGGCGGAAAACCGCGCCCTCTTCATGGCCCACGAACTGCTCGTATTTAATCTTATGTCCAGTCCTGGTGCAGGCAAGACCTCGCTGTTGGTCCGCGCCGTGTCCGAGCTCAAGCGCAGCTGGACGATCGGGGTCATCGAGGGCGATCAGCAGACCTCGAACGATGCCGAACGCATTCGCTCGGCCGGCGTGCCAGCTATTCAAGTCAATACCGGCAAGTGTTGTCATCTCGATGCTGCCATGATTGGTGAGGCCTATCGCCGCTTGCCGCCGCTCACGCGCGGTATTCTCTTCATCGAGAACGTCGGCAATCTGGTCTGTCCCGCTGCCTTCGATCTAGGCGAGGCCTGCAAGATCGTGGTGTTGTCGACCACCGAAGGCGAAGACAAGCCGCTCAAATATCCGGATATGTTTGCCGCTTCTTCGCTCATGCTGATCAACAAGATTGATCTGGCATCGCTGCTTGAGTTCGATTTGGGCAGGACCGTCGAATACGCAAGACGCGTCAATCCCAAGATCGAAGTGCTCACGGTCTCGGCGCGGACCGGCGAGGGTTTTGGCTCACTCTACGGTTGGATCGATGAGCAGGCAGCGCATCAAAGGCGCGCCTTGGAGGACACCAGGCGATGA
- the hypF gene encoding carbamoyltransferase HypF codes for MSAAAICDRTRLRVRVSGAVQGVGFRPYVYGLARRYGLAGFVVNGPEGVTIEVEGNRASEFVAALPLEPPPLARIDHICVQRTGALAAQDFSIHTSEGGRLSTRIVADAATCRQCLGELFDPENRHYLYPFVSCSHCGPRYTIAEQLPYDRRNTVMKAFRLCAACAAEYADPASRRFRAEAIACPICGPRLSHGVNAIAAAIAGGQIVAIKGLGGYQLLCDARNQDAVQRLRSRKQRPQKPFAVMVGSIERVNEIAEANAAELALLESVARPIVLLTSRNDLAPATAPGLSRVGVMLPVAPLHHLIFHALHSTGTWLAGAAPVIVATSANSCGEPLVIDNAQALRRLKGIADLVVTHDRDILTRADDTVLSVVASRPQFVRRARGYVPEPIRLARSVPVVLAVGGALKSTVTITRGNEAFVSQHIGDLDTAEGICVFEQTIHHLTSTLDVEPVVIAHDMHPDMASTRFAQASGRALVAVQHHHAHAAAVIAEHGHAGPALALVLDGHGFGSDGGNWGGELLLCEGTRFRRIGHLAPLQMPGGDRAAREPWRMASAVLQALGRGHEIAPRFAAQRQAGRVSALLDQAGGATTTSAGRLFDAAAALLGVASLQSYEGEAAMKLEALVRRTAILEAGWTIDRDVLSLRPLFSRLIADNIDTADGAGLFHGTFAVACIDWVRRAARRTGVNTIVLSGGCFLNAVLADEIERGCCSAGLNPLVPRKLPPNDGGLSLGQAWVAALQTAEQSSALEGAT; via the coding sequence ATGAGCGCCGCCGCCATCTGCGACCGAACACGGCTGCGCGTGCGCGTGAGCGGGGCCGTGCAAGGAGTCGGCTTTCGCCCCTACGTCTATGGCCTTGCTAGGCGATACGGATTGGCGGGATTCGTCGTCAATGGCCCCGAGGGCGTCACAATCGAAGTCGAGGGTAACCGGGCGTCCGAGTTTGTCGCTGCTTTGCCGCTCGAGCCGCCTCCACTTGCACGTATCGACCACATCTGCGTTCAGCGGACCGGGGCGCTCGCGGCACAAGATTTTTCGATTCACACGAGCGAAGGCGGCAGGTTGTCAACTCGGATCGTTGCCGATGCCGCGACCTGCCGGCAATGCCTGGGCGAGCTATTCGATCCAGAAAATCGCCATTACCTTTATCCCTTCGTCAGCTGCTCCCATTGCGGCCCGCGCTACACGATCGCCGAACAGCTTCCGTATGATCGCCGCAACACGGTCATGAAGGCGTTCAGGCTGTGTGCCGCCTGCGCGGCCGAATATGCCGATCCAGCGAGCCGCAGGTTTCGCGCGGAGGCGATCGCGTGTCCGATATGCGGTCCTCGGCTTAGCCATGGGGTCAACGCCATTGCTGCGGCGATTGCCGGCGGCCAAATCGTGGCAATAAAGGGGCTCGGCGGGTATCAGCTGCTTTGCGATGCGCGCAACCAGGACGCCGTGCAGCGTTTGCGCAGCAGAAAGCAGCGCCCCCAGAAGCCGTTCGCGGTCATGGTCGGTTCCATAGAGCGTGTCAACGAAATCGCGGAAGCGAACGCGGCAGAGCTTGCGCTGCTCGAATCCGTAGCACGTCCCATCGTGCTTTTAACTTCGCGCAATGATTTGGCGCCCGCGACGGCTCCTGGCTTATCGCGCGTAGGTGTCATGTTGCCGGTAGCGCCACTGCATCACCTCATCTTTCATGCGCTTCACTCGACAGGAACATGGCTTGCGGGGGCAGCCCCGGTCATCGTCGCAACCAGCGCCAATTCTTGCGGCGAACCGCTCGTGATCGACAACGCGCAGGCGCTGCGGCGGCTCAAGGGGATTGCCGACCTTGTCGTGACCCATGATCGAGATATCCTGACGCGCGCCGATGACACCGTGCTGTCGGTGGTGGCCAGCCGGCCTCAGTTCGTTCGCCGGGCACGTGGCTATGTTCCCGAACCGATCCGGCTTGCGAGGTCTGTGCCGGTCGTGCTCGCCGTCGGCGGCGCCCTGAAGTCAACCGTCACCATCACGCGGGGCAACGAAGCCTTCGTCTCCCAGCATATTGGCGATCTTGATACGGCCGAAGGGATCTGTGTGTTCGAGCAGACGATCCACCACCTCACATCGACCCTTGATGTGGAGCCTGTCGTCATTGCCCATGATATGCATCCCGATATGGCGTCGACCCGGTTTGCGCAAGCAAGCGGCCGGGCGCTTGTCGCCGTCCAGCATCACCACGCCCACGCTGCCGCTGTCATCGCTGAGCACGGGCACGCCGGACCTGCGCTTGCCTTGGTGCTCGACGGCCATGGCTTCGGTTCCGACGGCGGTAACTGGGGTGGCGAGCTATTGTTGTGCGAAGGAACGAGGTTTCGACGCATCGGGCATCTCGCGCCCCTGCAAATGCCTGGCGGCGATCGCGCAGCCCGCGAGCCGTGGCGTATGGCAAGCGCAGTATTGCAGGCGCTCGGCCGGGGTCATGAAATCGCGCCTCGCTTTGCTGCGCAGCGGCAGGCTGGGCGTGTGTCAGCATTGCTCGATCAAGCGGGCGGAGCCACGACGACCAGCGCGGGCCGGTTATTCGATGCCGCGGCGGCGCTGCTGGGGGTTGCAAGTTTGCAGAGTTATGAGGGCGAGGCCGCGATGAAGCTCGAGGCGTTGGTACGGCGGACTGCAATTCTCGAAGCGGGCTGGACCATCGACCGCGACGTGCTGTCGCTTCGCCCGCTGTTTTCGCGGTTGATTGCAGACAACATCGACACCGCGGACGGAGCCGGGCTGTTTCATGGCACCTTTGCCGTCGCCTGCATCGACTGGGTCAGGCGCGCTGCGCGGAGAACCGGCGTCAATACCATCGTTCTAAGCGGCGGCTGTTTTCTGAACGCGGTGCTGGCGGATGAAATTGAGCGCGGTTGCTGCAGCGCAGGCCTCAACCCGCTGGTGCCACGGAAACTGCCGCCCAACGATGGTGGTTTGAGCCTTGGTCAGGCCTGGGTTGCCGCTCTGCAGACTGCCGAACAGTCGTCAGCCCTGGAAGGAGCAACCTGA
- a CDS encoding molybdate ABC transporter permease subunit — protein sequence MDALSPEIWQSVALTVELASVTTMILLVIGAPLAWWLARSKTVLSEAVATMVALPLVLPPTALGFCVLVLLGPNGPGGLLASFWGEHTLAFTFAGIVVGSVLSALPLVVQPIRSAFVAMGNHPQEVVASQRVSALFAFITVGLPLARLEFLKAGLVGFAHTIGTFGVVMMIGGNIPGRTKVLSAYVIDYVQASRWREAGWVAGGMVMFAFAVMFTLTLIDKRCARRGT from the coding sequence ATGGATGCCCTTTCGCCAGAAATCTGGCAATCCGTTGCGCTCACGGTCGAGCTCGCCAGCGTGACGACAATGATCCTGCTGGTGATTGGCGCGCCGCTCGCGTGGTGGTTGGCACGGTCAAAAACGGTTTTGAGCGAGGCGGTGGCGACAATGGTCGCGCTGCCGCTTGTGCTGCCACCCACGGCGCTCGGTTTCTGCGTACTCGTCCTGCTCGGCCCGAACGGACCAGGTGGGCTTCTCGCCTCTTTCTGGGGCGAGCACACGCTCGCCTTTACCTTTGCGGGAATCGTGGTCGGATCGGTCCTCTCGGCGCTCCCTTTGGTGGTGCAGCCTATCCGTAGCGCCTTTGTTGCGATGGGTAACCACCCGCAGGAAGTTGTGGCGAGTCAGCGCGTTTCTGCGTTGTTCGCCTTCATTACCGTCGGCCTGCCGCTGGCACGGCTGGAGTTCCTCAAGGCTGGTTTGGTTGGCTTTGCTCATACGATCGGCACATTCGGTGTCGTGATGATGATCGGAGGCAACATTCCCGGGCGCACCAAAGTGTTGTCAGCTTATGTCATTGACTACGTCCAAGCATCGCGCTGGCGCGAGGCAGGTTGGGTTGCCGGCGGTATGGTAATGTTCGCCTTTGCGGTCATGTTCACTTTGACTCTCATCGACAAACGATGTGCCAGGAGAGGCACGTGA